A genomic window from Cardiocondyla obscurior isolate alpha-2009 linkage group LG02, Cobs3.1, whole genome shotgun sequence includes:
- the LOC139113426 gene encoding uncharacterized protein, translating into MLFALFCVLLIEHHAQAVVNKVTSQVPLIKEEEKTTKVKADDRISNTFDSPPDEYGPPLGSGFKGPAPVYGPPELVGNQGPTPIYPPPPPELPPPVFGPLPISYGPPRNVKPQYGPPKQNFGFGAPSLFSKPTYGPPKLHYGLPKQHFTPPLGSFPPFRSPKPQYGPPLKLVATSSQQYIPPKPGHGPPIPISLETYGPPPPKLAIQFNPLPNDEYGPPPLPVSAPQPQYGPPAGDLYGPPPPAPPPGVPAPPTPPDIKYDGWQPIAGLTTTPNQSGPPTDTYGPPLEAKHNYVESSSQLSHAQLSASMNSNVPSDSYGVPLQNPDDQDLKTSVHESSASSENNGLPPPPLPQNEPLHNNQGPGAVTTSQHDDQFGRQQLNAQYGAPNIEPLSIVKTVGFELLPTTGALNSDVSNLSGGTSDTSSFNHISNSINTNSAPLNSGLDLTLDNGGSHADGLNDVGDSHKFQNIGNDLSLQQLPQQTPASDYGVPLTTGTFGTTEHISGASLLSPPPFNSYGAPPLSSYSPNGPYPAAHGGRGPLFSSFGIFGNSFHKQNLHSHRFHGPFRPPPIPVGSLIPPRNREPIKFRESIPTGLLSNINRYLPPPAKQQLPNLHVPVSFRHTLKSSNLFSGSFGSSGTFNAHLNSPIAAPYVQYGTPLSFNDFNTPSPHLTYGAPNFVPPTSFTSTSSGFGSNLYNGISNTLTTYGTPVVNAPLSIGNNYDCNSLQPLLPVNGALHSSTGLSATGELPLSGSLPSSGELHSSGELRSSGSLSSGGEGLSSEGLSLGGGLPLHSNEKQLGFENAETPSGNVNTHSPAFTENDISDINNQNSIFTDNLLPLTKPLDNFLGGPSVNTLDLQYNEQQKINLKDSYGNPVGLNYDSSNEASDAKAVHAPVADVSNELSTHLSSQSPNIYPAVSSFEHGSGISAEAITASLTAQGFSGEKNIGSNEVDASQFLKTSEGSEALSLAQRLTAENADDFEIHGSKGTYRLQIQPADGGYGTENSDGSIRHDQVLSNGLLQDILAAIEQPGNGPIQLQGLPQAQQLDKVFESDQSQGIGGHFITVDSQAQNSNLQDRVEKVSDEDKKYSNSESTVALFFDTKYGEPRKEIRSVLQNKTQAIKESKQNNNKTKSIN; encoded by the coding sequence ATGCTATTCGCACTGTTCTGCGTCCTGTTAATTGAACATCATGCACAAGCGGTTGTCAACAAGGTGACCTCGCAAGTACCGTTAATcaaggaagaggagaaaacTACCAAGGTTAAAGCTGATGACAGAATAAGTAATACTTTCGATTCTCCGCCTGACGAATATGGGCCACCCCTGGGGTCTGGTTTTAAAGGGCCAGCGCCGGTATATGGGCCTCCGGAATTAGTCGGTAATCAAGGACCGACTCCGATTTatccgccgccaccgccggaATTACCACCGCCTGTATTCGGACCGTTACCTATCTCATACGGACCGCCACGAAATGTCAAGCCGCAATACGGACCGCCGAAACAAAATTTTGGCTTCGGAGcgccttctcttttttctaaGCCTACGTACGGTCCGCCGAAACTTCATTACGGATTACCGAAACAACATTTTACGCCACCGTTGGGCTCATTTCCGCCGTTCAGGTCACCGAAACCTCAGTACGGCCCACCATTGAAACTCGTCGCTACATCGAGTCAGCAATATATACCGCCTAAGCCAGGCCACGGACCACCTATTCCTATATCGCTCGAGACTTACGGTCCACCACCTCCGAAATTAGCTATTCAGTTTAATCCTCTGCCCAATGACGAGTACGGTCCACCGCCGCTGCCCGTATCCGCGCCGCAACCGCAATACGGTCCACCAGCTGGTGATTTATATGGACCTCCACCGCCAGCGCCTCCGCCAGGAGTTCCAGCACCACCCACACCTCCTGACATAAAGTACGATGGATGGCAGCCCATCGCGGGATTGACCACCACCCCTAATCAAAGTGGTCCTCCGACAGATACATATGGACCTCCTCTCGAAGCGAAGCATAATTACGTCGAAAGTTCATCGCAATTGTCTCACGCTCAATTAAGCGCCTCGATGAACTCGAATGTGCCTAGCGATTCTTACGGCGTGCCGTTACAAAATCCCGACGATCAAGATCTGAAGACATCCGTGCACGAGTCCTCGGCTTCCTCGGAGAATAATGGACTACCGCCTCCGCCGCTGCCGCAAAACGAACCTCTGCACAACAATCAAGGGCCGGGCGCTGTAACTACTAGTCAACATGATGATCAATTTGGTCGACAACAATTAAACGCGCAATACGGAGCGCCGAACATCGAACCGTTGTCAATCGTAAAGACAGTAGGATTTGAGCTGTTACCTACAACTGGCGCTTTAAATTCGGACGTTTCGAATTTATCAGGTGGTACTTCTGACACCTCGTCATTCAATCATATCTCGAATTCAATTAATACTAATTCTGCTCCGCTTAACTCGGGGTTAGATTTGACATTAGACAATGGCGGATCTCACGCAGACGGTCTAAACGACGTCGGAGATTCTCACAAATTTCAAAACATAGGAAACGATCTATCCTTGCAACAGCTTCCGCAGCAAACGCCAGCAAGCGACTATGGCGTACCTTTAACAACTGGTACTTTTGGAACTACTGAGCACATATCAGGAGCATCTTTACTTTCTCCTCCACCTTTTAATTCTTATGGTGCACCACCCCTCTCTTCTTATTCGCCGAACGGTCCTTACCCTGCCGCGCACGGAGGACGAGGTCCGTTATTTTCGTCATTCGGAATATTTGGAAATTCTTTCCACAAGCAAAATCTACATTCGCATCGATTTCACGGCCCGTTCAGACCACCGCCGATTCCTGTAGGCTCTTTGATACCGCCACGAAATCGAGAACCGATTAAATTCAGAGAATCTATACCAACGGGACTGTTGTCGAATATTAATCGATATTTACCGCCACCTGCGAAACAACAATTACCGAATCTTCATGTGCCAGTATCTTTCCGCCATACATTAAAATCGAGCAATTTATTTTCGGGCTCTTTCGGTTCGTCCGGTACATTTAATGCACACTTAAATTCTCCAATTGCCGCGCCTTACGTACAATATGGAACTCCATTATCGTTCAACGATTTTAATACACCATCACCGCATTTAACTTATGGAGCACCTAACTTTGTTCCACCTACTTCTTTTACTTCAACATCTTCCGGATTTGGCAGTAATCTCTATAATGGAATTAGTAATACGCTAACGACATACGGCACGCCTGTGGTAAACGCGCCTCTATCAATCGGCAACAATTACGACTGCAATTCTTTGCAGCCACTCTTGCCCGTGAACGGAGCATTGCATTCAAGTACAGGATTGTCCGCAACCGGAGAACTACCTTTAAGCGGTAGTTTACCTTCAAGCGGAGAATTGCATTCCAGCGGAGAGCTACGCTCGAGTGGAAGCTTATCTTCAGGTGGTGAAGGGCTCTCGAGCGAGGGACTATCGTTAGGTGGTGGATTACCCTTGCATTCTAACGAAAAGCAACTCGGTTTTGAAAATGCAGAAACTCCTTCTGGAAATGTCAACACCCACAGTCCAGCTTTTACGGAAAACGATATATCCGACATCAATAATCAAAATTCCATTTTTACAGATAATTTACTGCCACTTACGAAACCGCTGGATAATTTTCTGGGAGGACCTTCAGTGAATACACTGGATTTACAATATAACGAACAACAAAAAATCAATTTGAAAGATAGCTACGGTAATCCCGTAGGCCTAAATTACGATTCATCGAACGAAGCGAGTGATGCTAAGGCAGTTCACGCTCCTGTCGCAGACGTCTCAAACGAACTCTCTACGCATTTGTCTAGTCAGTCTCCTAACATCTACCCCGCGGTATCGTCGTTCGAACACGGCTCGGGAATATCCGCTGAAGCAATTACCGCGAGTTTAACCGCGCAGGGTTTTAGTGGCGAAAAGAATATCGGATCAAACGAAGTGGACGCTAGTCAATTTTTGAAAACGAGCGAGGGGAGCGAAGCGTTGTCTTTGGCCCAGAGACTGACCGCGGAGAATGCCGACGACTTCGAAATTCATGGTTCCAAAGGCACTTACAGATTGCAGATACAACCAGCGGACGGTGGATATGGTACCGAGAATTCGGATGGCAGCATTAGACACGATCAAGTATTGTCCAATGGCCTTCTTCAGGACATTTTAGCTGCCATAGAGCAGCCAGGAAATGGCCCCATACAACTTCAAGGTCTACCTCAAGCTCAACAATTGGATAAAGTTTTCGAGTCCGATCAATCACAAGGAATTGGCGGTCACTTTATCACCGTAGATAGCCAAGCGCAAAATAGTAATTTGCAAGATCGAGTCGAGAAAGTTAGCGACgaggataaaaaatattcaaatagcGAATCGACAGTGGCTTTATTCTTTGACACTAAATACGGAGAACCGAGAAAAGAGATTAGGTCAGTGCTACAAAATAAAACGCAAGCCATAAAAGAAAGTAAGCAAAACAACAATAAAACAAagtctataaattaa